A section of the Corynebacterium tuberculostearicum genome encodes:
- a CDS encoding PTS sugar transporter subunit IIA, whose protein sequence is MATLDSLLVPGAVELHGAADNWRQAIRLAGSLLEEAGTITADYTDAMVHSVEETGPYIVVAPGFAFAHARPSEAVKQTSLSWVRLDKPVEFGHDSNDPVDLVVAFAARNDSEHLQAMKQLAKLLATKRDELNRAESEEELRAVLASSTSSKKQPAAEPKAAPASQETKHTAADSVASKGKILTVCGNGLGTSLFLKNTLEQVLDEWGWGPYLNVEATDTISAKGRASEADFLLTSGEIAATLGDVGVPVYVIQDFTSMSEIDGALRELYDI, encoded by the coding sequence ATGGCGACACTAGATTCCCTTTTGGTGCCCGGCGCGGTGGAGCTCCACGGCGCCGCGGATAACTGGAGGCAGGCCATCCGGTTGGCGGGCTCGCTGCTGGAAGAAGCAGGCACGATCACCGCAGACTACACGGACGCGATGGTGCATTCTGTGGAAGAAACGGGCCCCTACATAGTGGTTGCCCCGGGCTTCGCATTCGCGCACGCGCGTCCTTCGGAGGCGGTGAAGCAAACCTCCCTGTCGTGGGTGCGGCTGGATAAGCCAGTGGAATTCGGCCATGACTCTAATGATCCCGTCGACCTGGTCGTAGCGTTTGCCGCGCGCAATGACTCCGAGCACCTGCAGGCGATGAAGCAGCTGGCAAAGCTGCTAGCCACCAAGCGTGACGAGCTCAATCGCGCGGAATCCGAAGAGGAACTTCGCGCGGTTCTCGCCTCATCGACCTCGAGCAAGAAGCAGCCAGCGGCCGAGCCGAAAGCGGCGCCCGCGTCCCAGGAAACAAAGCACACGGCCGCAGATTCTGTCGCGTCCAAGGGAAAGATCCTCACGGTGTGCGGCAACGGCCTGGGAACCTCGCTATTCCTTAAGAACACGCTCGAGCAGGTTCTCGATGAATGGGGCTGGGGACCGTACCTGAATGTAGAAGCCACGGACACCATCTCCGCCAAGGGTCGTGCGAGCGAGGCGGATTTCCTGCTCACCTCCGGCGAAATCGCAGCAACGCTTGGCGACGTCGGCGTTCCCGTCTACGTCATTCAAGACTTCACCTCTATGTCTGAAATCGATGGGGCTCTGCGCGAGCTCTATGACATCTAA